DNA sequence from the Littorina saxatilis isolate snail1 linkage group LG9, US_GU_Lsax_2.0, whole genome shotgun sequence genome:
TGTAAACAGGCGCGGTGGCCTAGCGGATAAGACGCCAGCCTCCCTAAATGGCAGGGTCAAAACGGTCATAGACGTCAAATtgcactcgtgcaaaaaacacgagtgtgcgtgagagtttcagcccatgaacacggaagaagaagaagagatggATGTACATGTCTTCCAGTTGTTTtgtggttttttgactcacatgcgaagcaaaagtgagtctatgtactcacccgagtcgttcgtccgtccgtccggacgtccggaaaactttaacgttggatatttcttggacactattcagtctatcagtaccaaatttggcaagatggtgtatgatgacaaggccccaaaaaacatacatagcatcttgaccttgcttcaaggtcaaggtcgcaggggccataaatgttgcctaaaaaccagctatttttcccatttttcccattttctctgaagtttttgagattcaatacctcacctatatatgatatataggacaaagtaagccccatcttttgataccagtttggtttaccttgcttcaaggtcaaggtcacaggagctcttcaaagttggattgtatacatattttgaagtgaccttgaccctgtactatggaagataactgtttcaaacttaaaaattatgtggggcacatgttatgctttcatcatgagacacatttggtcacatatgatcaaggtcaaggtcactttgacccttatgaaacgtgaccaaaataaggtagtgaaccactaaaagtgaccatatatatctcatggtagaaagagccaataagcatgcaccattgtacttcctatgtcttgaattaacagctttgtgttgcatgaccttggatgaccttgacctgtattttggtaggaaaaatgtgtaaagcagttcttagtgtatgatgtcattgctaggtttagttatttgaccttgaccctgaaggtcaaggtcatgtcaaggtcaagcatgtgagtcgtatgggctttgcccttcttgtttctattATAATGCTGTCTGACACTAAGTTTGTGTGCATTATCTTTTCAGATCAGTCAAGTACGGTGGTTGCTTACTGTTCCATTGGCTACAGATCTGCAGCACTTGTAGAGAAACTACAGAAACATATGGCAAAATCGGACAAAGGTGAAACATTTGTGCTTGATTTGTACTTAAGGTGTGTCCATCCATTCTCAGCTAAGGTTATAAGATGctaaaaaaatagtttttatCCAGTCAGTAGCTGGAAAAAAGTCTAAAAGAGGTAGACTGCTAACATTCCAAAATAAAGACTAAAAAAAAAGGTCTCCCTCAAAGTTTTTATCGCAcatcttctcataattatttgTCAGCTGTGTATTTTCTGCATTGTATTTTCTGTGTATTTTCTGCATTGACTTTATTTAACCCATAGGTCAAGAATTAGATACGTGTGTATGTTATGTATTGAATATTAAATGATCTGTTACAGTGTTGTAACTTTTATGAAGATGAATAGTCCCTATGCCTATTTTCTAAGCTGGCTGAAACTGTTGGTTTATTTGTTATTACATGTATATGTATTTCTTGTATTCCAATCTTAAATGTGCTGTGCAGGACCAACTCAGAAGTGTAAGGTATACAACCTGGAGGGCTCTCTCTTCAAGTGGGCGAATGAAGGGCGGGCGATGGTCAATCCTTCAGGGGCACCCACCAAGGTGTGTCATCCATATAACACTGTTTGGGGCAAGATGCTCAACAAGCCGCTATGGTCGTACGGAGATCCATCCAAAGCTAACTCATCACCTGATTGCGTTTGAATGATTCTGTcatttaatgtgtgtgtgttgttcaatCGTGTATTtagaactagaggaatacccgcttcgccgggtagccggcttcgccgggatgaaatacttaaagccgaacaatggacccgccaagcttaggtcccttccagattcgtggaatgggaacagcacgaaaatgattcagtggccataatgccattcctgaccatatcgagtcccatccttgtcgacgaatgtaaccgtgttaatcacctttggaggcgaactccactcaaacaggattgagcaatttagagcttatctctaagcccttttgaactgttatggcttctcaaaggaaggccagtacatacaaatacacaaaagccgccagaccacatcacaaacagaactgaacaatccacaggtgttgcccacatagagagagagacacacacacacacacacacacaaacacagagaagccgtatatatagagagatagatgacagtgtatttttcgcgtggctataaattgattcgacctttgcacttttacagtgaggataatttacgggtccaatttacgttctggacactgcggtgaccttctaaaaatagtaacagaacgccgggaatatccgaagatgccccctcatactatagtgcaccatacgaaggaagggaggtaaacgctgaaaacatggagaagataaggaagagttactgggaatggtgaaatgaacagaaaacccaaaatcggttcagcgctgcgcgctgagagcacgtattgaaatatctcatcgatgatattgtgtccggggtgtagctgaatacggtgtccaaatttgaaaaagatccaccgagaactttggcgttgtgatgtggtgtagcggctttggtgtgtcggtatgggggcccgggtagctgaggtggaaccaaattcggttcagcgctgcgcgctgagagcacgtgttgaaatatctcatccatcaggttgtgtccggggtctctgtgaataagcccaccaaatttgaagcagatccatcgagaactttggccgtgcatcgcgaagacacagacacacagacacaagtcgtatatatatatagattgttCTGTGATGTCATGTGTTCAGTGTTGTTCGATCgtgtattttcttcttcttcttctgagttcGTCAgttaaaactcccacgtacactcatgtttttgcatgagtggaattttacatgaatgaccgtttttaccccaccgtttaggcagccatacgccgctttcggaggaagcacttggtcttgtgcttgcgtgtacacacaaagggggataaggcactagcaggtctgcacataagttgacctgggagatcggaaaaatctccaccctaacccaccaggcgcggccgggattcgaacccacggccttccgctttggaggccagcgtcttaccaccaagccattgcgcccgtcgatCATGTATTTTGAATTGTTCTGTAATGTTATTTGTTCATTGTTGttaccaagccattgcgcccgtcgatCATGTATTTTGAATTTTTCTGTAATGTTATTTGTTCATTGttaccaagccattgcgcccgtcgatCATGTATTTTGAATTGTTCTGTAATGTTATTTGTTCATTGTTGTTCATGTGTTTTGAACAcatgggtgtgtgagtgtgtataacCCGCATACATGGATTCACACTCTTGTGAGTTCACCCCAAAAAGTGAGGTACCGTTTTGCGATCCCATTTTTTTGACGGTATATTCTGAGTCTAAATGCTCAAAAATGACGCCATTATAAATATCTAAGTCGTAACCCCAAACTCACTTTTTGTGGTCAACGTGTGCAAAAACTgtggatagtgtgtgtgtgtatgtgtgtggatagcgtgtgtgtgtgtttattcatATCTcacagagggaagagagagagagcatactGCAGTTACCACATGgatgaaaaaaaatcatttaatttAATAATGTTGTTTCAATGTCAGTAGTGTGATATGGCAGACATGACCATTACATATTCTTATACatagttaaaaaacaaaggaatactgtactcaccaatacaagaacgggacaagacgatacgaattttcgcttatagaagcttcatcaggaaaaacaagaacacaaaagacaacaaaaagcagacgcaacacggaacgaacaaggtttgaaagaaaatggaggggaaacacgcaaaaaagggaaggaactctaggaacagaaatgaatgaaaggggagagaagtggttggatgatgtcatgggcacaggcatactagacttaaagtgatacacattcataaaaggggggtgggggtggggacagaggaaataaaaaaaaataaaataaaataaaataaaaaataaataaataaaaaaagggggtaggggggggaaaacaaacgtacgcacgcacacgcacacatacacacacacacacacacacacaaccaaacacatgaaatcacacataaacacacacacacattcacactcaaacacacacacacacatgtactgtaaatccacagtatgtttggggaataaaagtacatcacattttcgcattcaaaCCATCAGGTGTGGATGTGCCCAGGAATAATATAAAATCGGActctacttgttttctgtctgtggaggtgctgtacatttgccagacacctttcacacgtgcatccagggaggtgtggttgctgctgttgaaatgTTGGGCAACAGACCTACAGCGGCGATGCCGAATATCTGCCAGATGTTCGGTGAAGCGGGTAGAGAGGGTTCTTTCGGTCTCACCAATGTAGAGTACTTTGGGGCATTTGAGACAGGATATGGCATAGATGAGATTGCGGCTGGTGCAAGAGAACGTGCATTTAATGTTGAAATCTTTTTGGGGGCCGGTCAGAGTGGTAGAATGGCAAATGTGGGGGCAGGTGTGGCAACGAGGGTTCTGGCATGCGTGTGTGCCGGGTTGTAGGGGAACTGGCGAACGAAGAGAGGATCGAACCAGGGAGTCTCGAAGGTTGCAGTCCCGTCGGGAGGCCAACAAGGGTGGCAGGCTGAACGTTTCACCAACAGAGGGGCTAGACTTAAGGATGAACCAATTGGTTTTCAAAATGTGGCGAACAGGTAGGTTGTGGGGATGGTGGGTCAGAATTGCCACAGGTCTGTCTGATCTGTCTGAGGTGGATGATGGCTGCAGAGCTACTTGTCTCGGTATGCAGCGAACTTTATGTAAGGCCACATTCAAGAGGCTGGATGGGTAGTCACGTTGAAGGAAGAAGTCAGACATTTCTGCTGCTTTTTCTTCAAAGTCATCTGTGTCAGAACAGATGCGGCGCAGTCTGAGAAACTGGGAAAATGGAATGCTCCGGATGGTGGAAGAAGGGTGAGAGGAATGGAAAGTAAGGTAGGTGTGAGCATCAGTGTCTTTGTAATGAACACTGGTGGAAAGAATGCTATCAGACAGGGAAATGTTCAAATCCAGAAAGGCGACTGCGGAAGGAGAGATATCAAAGGTGAATTTGATGGAGGGATGGTAGTTACTGACAAAATGTATGTAATCAGTGAGGTCAGACAACGAGAGAGAGGTGGCACCGAGGCAATCATCGATGTAGCGTTTGCACAGTTCAGGCTGAGGTCCAGTGTAAGTGGAACGAATCTGGGATTCCAGGTGGCCCATGAATAGACAAGCATAGGAAGGTCCCATTTTAGTGCCCATGGCGACACCACTTATCTGATGAAAGACTTGTCCATCAAACTCAAAAGTATTGAGCGTGAGGACAAGCTCCGCGAGACGGAGGAGGATGGGAGTGGGTGGGTCGCGAACAGAACGATTGTCCAGGAAGAACTGAAGTGCTTGAAGTCCGTCGGAATGAGGGATGGAGGTATACAGAGAACACACATCCATGGTGAACAGAAGGTTGGGATGAAAAGAagggttgttgttgatttcaccCAGAAGGTGAAGCGCATGAGTGGTGTCTTTGATGTATGAAGGCAGTGTCTGAACGATTGGTTGCAAGAGATGGTCGAGGTACTGAGACAGATGCTCAGTGGGGCAACTGCAAGCGGACACAATAGGTCTGCCTGGAGAGTCAGGTTTGTGTATCTTGGGCAAGAGATACAATTTGGGTTGTTGAACTTGAGACTTGTTCAAGTGTTTTGCAGTAGGAGGAAGCTTGTTTTGTGTGACAGCAGTAGTTTGTATCCCAGATACACTTACTTTATCAGAGGATGAACGCTCAGTCCTGTCCAAAGGACTCAAGTTTGTTCCTTTAACCAAAACCACAAGCAAGTACAAAACACTCCTTGACTGTGAGCGTTTTTTCCGTACTCTCAGATGGATGGCTGTGTTAGGTTCAGTCCCTAGACCTCCTACATCACAGGACATCTTCATTCAACTCTTCCAACCAGGCAGCCGCAACCTTCCACCATGTGGTAAGTCTGCCCATGTTGAACTGTACATTTCACAATGTCAGGCAGACATCAAAGCTCTTAAACCCAAACCCATCAAACAAAGCAACCTCTCTGAATCAGAATTTGTCGCCCTCAAGTCCTTACAACAAAGATCTGACATCGTCATAAAACCAGCAGATAAAGGAGGGGCTGTTGTGGTTTGGGACCGCGGCATGTACATCCAAGAAGCCAATCGGCAGCTCCACAACACTACTGCTTATCAATCCCTAACGGAACCAACACTTCTGTCAGACAAAAAACTCATTGCCCAGACCATTAAAACTGCTGTCACACAAAACAAGCTTCCTCCTACTGCAAAACACTTGAACAAGTCTCAAGTTCAACAACCCAAATTGTATCTCTTGCCCAAGATACACAAACCTGACTCTCCAGGCAGACCTATTGTGTCCGCTTGCAGTTGCCCCACTGAGCATCTGTCTCAGTACCTCGACCATCTCTTGCAACCAATCGTTCAGACACTGCCTTCATACATCAAAGACACCACTCATGCGCTTCACCTTCTGggtgaaatcaacaacaaccctTCTTTTCATCCCAACCTTCTGTTCACCATGGATGTGTGTTCTCTGTATACCTCCATCCCTCATTCCGACGGACTTCAAGCACTTCAGTTCTTCCTGGACAATCGTTCTGTTCGCGACCCACCCACTCCCATCCTCCTCCGTCTCGCGGAGCTTGTCCTCACGCTCAATACTTTTGAGTTTGATGGACAAGTCTTTCATCAGATAAGTGGTGTCGCCATGGGCACTAAAATGGGACCTTCCTATGCTTGTCTATTCATGGGCCACCTGGAATCCCAGATTCGTTCCACTTACACTGGACCTCAGCCTGAACTGTGCAAACGCTACATCGATGATTGCCTCGGTGCCACCTCTCTCTCGTTGTCTGACCTCACTGATTACATACATTTTGTCAGTAACTACCATCCCTCCATCAAATTCACCTTTGATATCTCTCCTTCCGCAGTCGCCTTTCTGGATTTGAACATTTCCCTGTCTGATAGCATTCTTTCCACCAGTGTTCATTACAAAGACACTGATGCTCACACCTACCTTACTTTCCATTCCTCTCACCCTTCTTCCACCATCCGGAGCATTCCATTTTCCCAGTTTCTCAGACTGCGCCGCATCTGTTCTGACACAGATGACTTTGAAGAAAAAGCAGCAGAAATGTCTGACTTCTTCCTTCAACGTGACTACCCATCCAGCCTCTTGAATGTGGCCTTACATAAAGTTCGCTGCATACCGAGACAAGTAGCTCTGCAGCCATCATCCACCTCAGACAGATCAGACAGACCTGTGGCAATTCTGACCCACCATCCCCACAACCTACCTGTTCGCCACATTTTGAAAACCAATTGGTTCATCCTTAAGTCTAGCCCCTCTGTTGGTGAAACGTTCAGCCTGCCACCCTTGTTGGCCTCCCGACGGGACTGCAACCTTCGAGACTCCCTGGTTCGATCCTCTCTTCGTTCGCCAGTTCCCCTACAACCCGGCACACACGCATGCCAGAACCCTCGTTGCCACACCTGCCCCCACATTTGCCATTCTACCACTCTGACCGGCCCCCAAAAAGATTTCAACATTAAACGCACGTTCTCTTGCACCAGCCGCAATCTCATCTATGCCATATCCTGTCTCAAATGCCCCAAAGTACTCTACATTGGTGAGACCGAAAGAACCCTCTCTACCCGCTTCACCGAACATCTGGCAGATATTCGGCATCGCCGCTGTAGGTCTGTTGCCCAAcatttcaacagcagcaaccacacctccctggatgcacgtgtgaaaggtgtctggcaaatgtacagcacctccacagacagaaaacaagtagagTCCGATTTTATATTATTCCTGGGCACATCCACACCTGATGGtttgaatgcgaaaatgtgatgtacttttattccccaaacatactgtggatttacagtacatgtgtgtgtgtgtgtttgagtgtgaatgtgtgtgtgtgtttatgtgtgatttcatgtgtttggttgtgtgtgtgtgtgtgtgtgtgtgtgtgtgtatgtgtgcgtgtgcgtgcgtacgtttgtttccccccccctaccccctttttttatttatttattttttattttattttatttttttttttttttatttcctctgtccccacccccaccccccttttatgaatgtgtatcactttaagtctagtatgcctgtgcccatgacatcatccaaccacttctctcccctttcattcatttccgttcctagagttccttcccctttttgactcacatgcgaagcaaaagtgagtctatgtactcacccgagtcgtccgtccgtccgtccgtccgtccggacgtccgtccgtccgtccgtccggaaaactttaacgttgaatatttcttggacactattcagtctatcagtaccaaatttggcaagatggtgtatgatgacaaggccccaaaaaacatacatagcatcttgaccttgcttcaaggtcaaggtcgcaggggccataaatgttgtctaaaaaccagctatttttcacatttttcccattttctctgaagtttttgagattgaatacctcacctatatatgatatatagggcaaagtaagccccatcttttgataccagtttggtttaccttgcttcaaggtcaaggtcacaggagctcttcaaagttggattgtatacatattttgaagtgaccttgaccctgaactatggaagataactgtttcaaacttaaaaattatgtggggcacatgttatgctttcatcatgagacacatttggtcacatatgatcaaggtcaaggtcactttgacccttatgaaatgtgaccaaaataaggtagtgaaccactaaaagtgaccatatctcatggtagaaagagccaataagcaccattgtacttcctatgtcttgaattaacagctttgtgttgcatgaccttggatgaccttgaccttgggtcaaggtcacatgtattttggtaggaaaaatgtgtaaagcagttcttagtgtatgatgtcattgctaggtttaggtcaagcatgtgagtcgtatgggctttgcccttcttgtttgcgtgtttcccctccattttctttcaaaccttgttcgttccgtgttgcgtctgctttttgttgtcttttgtgttcttgtttttcctgatgaagcttctaTAAgcgtcccgcagtggggcactgcggttatgaaattaaaggcccctcctgtttttggaaccgcaggagctttctagtttgctgttaggtagatttttggttcctctttcctgtcatgctctctttttcttcatgaattcttttcttttttctgccttctttgctcattcacctgtattttttccaaaaatctcttctcttgccgcttgtctcgcgattcatgtatagtttaatctgttagtgttctgatgtaagtccagcagtagataggttaagcctattttaacatactggaaactggtaatcttccagtaggtattaatttagttttactaaagcctgctgggacacaagtaatgggttagtgcatttgtaaacaggaatcgcttgacaagtggcccccttcatcccccccttcctcgtcctgatatggctctgcgtagtcggctggacgttaagcaacaaataaacttctataagcgaaaattcgtatcgtcttgtcccgttcttgtattggtgagtacagtattcctttgttttttaactttgttcatcttaccacagtcacttcgttgtttagattctTATACATATCAAATTCAAGTTGTTTCAGTGTCAGTATAGTGTGATATGGCAGACATGACCATTACATATTCTTATACATATCAAATTCAAGTTGTTTCAGTGTCAGTATAGTGTGATATGAGCAGACATGACCGTTAAATATTCTTAATTATAGACATATCAAATTCAAGTTGTTTCAGTGTCAGTAGTGTGATATAGCAGACATGACCGTTAAATATTCTTATACATATCAAATTCAAGTTGTTTCAGTGTCAGTAGTGTGATATAGCAGACATGACCGTTAAATATTCTTAATTATAGACATATCAAATTCAAGTTGTTTCAGTGTCAGTAGTGGGATATAGCAGACATGACCGTTAAATATTCTTAATTATAGACATATCAAATTCAAGTTGTTTCAGTGTCAGTAGTGGGATATAGCAGACATGACCGTTAAATATTCTTAATTATAGACATATCAAATTCAAGTTGTTTCAGTGTCAGTAGTGTGATATAGCAGACATGACCGTTTAATATTCTTATACATATCAAATTCACTGCTTCAGTGTCAGTAGTGTGATACGGCAGACAGTGATAACTGTTAAATATTCTTAAACATATCAAATTCAAAAAGTATTGAACAAATAATTAAGACTCACTGAAAAGTATCACTATAAAcatataaaacaagaaattcctccgaggtaggaaaaacacccccgtccttaccattctcactgctaccaactgagaaggttatttccctttgaccattaatatgtccctctataagtccttgtagaatcttaatccaccaataactccctaaccgtgtgtttgactggtcccaatttttgtaaggaccgtctcaggaatgtatagaacctgttcaccaagtttggtgacgatcggtccgttcattcttgagatctatatgcgaacacaaacacacaaacaaacaaacacatggaccgaatcctatacacacccctataccagGGGTGTAAATATACAAGTATGTGCCATGAATTATTGGACAGCTTGAGAACCTTACCTGTGAGCATTATGATTCTTTGGTTGTTTAGTTCAACATGACTCCAGCATGCacatttaacacacacacacacgtgccttAACACGTACACATTACAATATAGAGGGTGAATGAAATCTAAACAGCAATCATAAACAAAACATCTGTTGTCAGAACATAAAAATATTGCATCAGTGTGTTATTCTTTTTGTCTAAAATAAAACCTTTCATGCTTTTGATGCGTGTAATTTCACTGAATACAAGGTCTGAAGAGTACATAGCTTACAGAATTTCGTCGTCGTCCTAGAACTTTGGCCTAACTggattcttggcgattttgatgtttaAGTGCTTTGGACCAAGTAAATCATTCTCGATGAGAATTattcacaaaaatacaatgGAAATACATGATTtgacattcttttatctttttatCAATACCTgaggtacaaatataaacataataaaaaaaatcagttttgGCTTTCTGCTAAAAAGCTGTCCAAAATGAGTTGCGCCAAAATTCCGTGACGACATTGATTTACATCTGTCGATTTACATCTGTCGAACACTGAATCTCATTTTCGTTGATGCCATATGAGGCTTATAGTACTCATTTGCCATTGAAACCCTGTCTGTTAACCTTGAGAGGGCAACCTCATTTAGCCTGTGATTGTGAGTTTGATGCAGGGACACTGCCTAAGCATATTTTAATTCACTTAAAAATCATTCAGCTGCTTTGCATCGTtggtatttttttatttttgtgtgtgcaaaggTCAAGGATACCAGGGTATTTTGAAggtctttttttttccatgGCATTGAAAAAGATATTAATGAAGCCATGTTGAAATCACTCGGCATTATAGTCTCAGGTATCTACTGATATTTGTTAAGCAATTAAACTGTCCAGTAACAGATGCAGTATTTTCTTAATAAAGTCAAACCCACTTGAAATCCACTTGTTTCAAGCTAGATGACAAACTTTTGGTGTTCAGTTTGCAATATGAACTGTATCATCAGAATGTTGTTTCCTTGCATATACTATGTTTAACTTGATGTTTTAGTGCATTTTTTGTTTAATCATGGCAATAGCTTAGAGATGTTTTTGTAATGACATTTCTGCAGTATGTTGCTTCGGTACTATA
Encoded proteins:
- the LOC138977012 gene encoding uncharacterized protein → MAVLGSVPRPPTSQDIFIQLFQPGSRNLPPCGKSAHVELYISQCQADIKALKPKPIKQSNLSESEFVALKSLQQRSDIVIKPADKGGAVVVWDRGMYIQEANRQLHNTTAYQSLTEPTLLSDKKLIAQTIKTAVTQNKLPPTAKHLNKSQVQQPKLYLLPKIHKPDSPGRPIVSACSCPTEHLSQYLDHLLQPIVQTLPSYIKDTTHALHLLGEINNNPSFHPNLLFTMDVCSLYTSIPHSDGLQALQFFLDNRSVRDPPTPILLRLAELVLTLNTFEFDGQVFHQISGVAMGTKMGPSYACLFMGHLESQIRSTYTGPQPELCKRYIDDCLGATSLSLSDLTDYIHFVSNYHPSIKFTFDISPSAVAFLDLNISLSDSILSTSVHYKDTDAHTYLTFHSSHPSSTIRSIPFSQFLRLRRICSDTDDFEEKAAEMSDFFLQRDYPSSLLNVALHKVRCIPRQVALQPSSTSDRSDRPVAILTHHPHNLPVRHILKTNWFILKSSPSVGETFSLPPLLASRRDCNLRDSLVRSSLRSPVPLQPGTHACQNPRCHTCPHICHSTTLTGPQKDFNIKRTFSCTSRNLIYAISCLKCPKVLYIGETERTLSTRFTEHLADIRHRRCRSVAQHFNSSNHTSLDARVKGVWQMYSTSTDRKQVESDFILFLGTSTPDGLNAKM
- the LOC138975117 gene encoding uncharacterized protein isoform X3; its protein translation is MAEADSPETSTGSKEGSNKVGFGMRAAIKMIRVKFPKAKDINTDTLDSWLNSKEPAQNDIILMDCRDEGEYCVSHLQGAQRIDWENADPQHIIDSLPKDQSSTVVAYCSIGYRSAALVEKLQKHMAKSDKGPTQKCKVYNLEGSLFKWANEGRAMVNPSGAPTKVCHPYNTVWGKMLNKPLWSYGDPSKANSSPDCV
- the LOC138977011 gene encoding uncharacterized protein, with the translated sequence MDVCSLYTSIPHSDGLQALQFFLDNRSVRDPPTPILLRLAELVLTLNTFEFDGQVFHQISGVAMGTKMGPSYACLFMGHLESQIRSTYTGPQPELCKRYIDDCLGATSLSLSDLTDYIHFVSNYHPSIKFTFDISPSAVAFLDLNISLSDSILSTSVHYKDTDAHTYLTFHSSHPSSTIRSIPFSQFLRLRRICSDTDDFEEKAAEMSDFFLQPAISSMPYPVSNAPKYSTLVRPKEPSLPASPNIWQIFGIAAVGLLPNISTAATTPPWMHV